One window of the Streptomyces sp. WZ-12 genome contains the following:
- a CDS encoding transposase family protein, whose amino-acid sequence MSSSRIPAPVRTSVPDHEFLVEVLGRIPDPRRRRGVRHPVGALIAVAVCAVMAGARGFTAIGEWAGDAGAAALARLGLQRGSVDESTLRRLFTRLDADRVDMLLGAWAATRCALVAGRRVIAIDGKTVRGAGGGDAVAPHLVAALAHGSGSGARPGRRA is encoded by the coding sequence ATGTCATCGTCTCGCATCCCCGCGCCTGTTCGCACGTCCGTCCCGGATCATGAGTTCCTCGTCGAGGTGCTGGGGCGGATACCTGATCCGCGCCGGCGGCGCGGAGTTCGTCATCCGGTGGGGGCTCTGATTGCGGTCGCGGTGTGCGCGGTGATGGCCGGGGCGCGGGGTTTCACGGCGATCGGAGAGTGGGCCGGGGACGCCGGGGCGGCGGCCTTGGCACGGCTGGGGCTGCAGCGGGGTTCGGTGGACGAGTCGACGCTGCGACGCCTGTTCACGAGGCTGGACGCGGACCGTGTCGACATGCTTCTGGGGGCCTGGGCGGCCACGCGGTGCGCGCTGGTCGCAGGACGGCGGGTGATCGCGATCGACGGCAAGACCGTCCGGGGCGCGGGCGGCGGTGATGCAGTGGCCCCGCACCTGGTCGCCGCGCTCGCGCATGGGTCGGGGAGCGGTGCTCGGCCAGGTCGCCGTGCGTGA
- a CDS encoding ISAs1 family transposase, whose protein sequence is MLGQVAVREKSNELPAARNLLEVLDVDRAVVTLDALHTQHATAALVTEAGADYVLTVKANQKSLYTWLKALPWGRIPAVTRTDHGHGRRATRTVKAVDVPAWIDFTSATQVAQLRRTITRKGRRTVEIVHLITSADARTAPPELLATWVQSHWEIENRLHWVRDVTYDEDRSQVRTGNAPRVMASVGNTAITLLRLDGHHNIAAALRHHARHTDRPISLLLAA, encoded by the coding sequence GTGCTCGGCCAGGTCGCCGTGCGTGAGAAGAGCAACGAGCTCCCCGCGGCCCGGAACCTGCTGGAGGTCCTCGATGTGGACAGAGCGGTGGTCACGCTGGATGCGCTGCATACCCAGCACGCCACCGCGGCGCTCGTGACCGAGGCCGGCGCCGACTACGTCCTGACCGTGAAGGCCAATCAGAAGTCGTTGTATACATGGCTCAAGGCCCTGCCCTGGGGCCGGATACCTGCTGTGACCAGGACGGATCACGGACACGGACGCCGGGCCACACGCACGGTCAAAGCCGTCGACGTACCGGCCTGGATCGATTTCACCTCGGCCACACAGGTCGCGCAGCTGCGGCGCACCATCACCAGGAAGGGGAGACGGACGGTCGAGATCGTCCACTTGATCACCAGCGCGGATGCCCGCACCGCGCCCCCGGAGCTCCTGGCCACATGGGTACAGTCGCACTGGGAGATAGAGAACCGCCTCCACTGGGTCCGCGACGTCACCTACGACGAGGACCGCTCCCAGGTCCGTACCGGCAACGCACCCCGCGTCATGGCGAGCGTCGGCAACACCGCGATCACCCTCCTACGCCTCGACGGCCACCACAACATCGCCGCCGCCTTACGACACCACGCCCGCCACACCGACCGCCCCATCAGCCTTCTCCTGGCTGCATGA
- a CDS encoding IS3 family transposase — MHIASSTYYRWRRAEKQPCERRRRDVELTERIKEIHTESGGIYGSPRVHAVLKREGTRVDRKRVERLMREADLAGISPRRTGFTRRDPKATLAPDLVNRDFTAPAPNRLWGTDLTMISTGEGPLWLSAIRDAFSRRVVAWETSARADAVLVLTTLEYALASREVEPGKLIHHADHGCQYTSIKLTTRLLRAGVDASMGSVADSHDNALAENLWMLIKTECVRGRVFATRAEANLALFEYTDGFYNSRRTQERLGFPSPIEFEEKYYAEQATAERANLKPRQPLLTS, encoded by the coding sequence CTGCACATCGCCTCCTCCACCTACTACCGCTGGCGCCGCGCCGAGAAGCAGCCGTGCGAGCGGCGGCGTCGCGACGTCGAGCTGACCGAGCGGATCAAGGAGATCCACACCGAGTCCGGCGGGATCTACGGCTCTCCGCGCGTGCATGCCGTGCTGAAACGCGAGGGCACACGCGTGGACCGCAAGCGGGTCGAGCGCCTGATGCGCGAGGCCGACCTGGCGGGCATCAGCCCGCGCCGCACAGGCTTCACGCGCCGGGATCCGAAGGCCACACTCGCCCCGGACCTGGTCAACCGGGACTTCACCGCACCGGCGCCGAACCGGCTGTGGGGCACCGACCTGACGATGATCTCGACCGGCGAGGGCCCGCTGTGGCTGTCGGCGATCCGGGACGCGTTCTCCCGCCGGGTGGTGGCCTGGGAGACCTCCGCCCGCGCGGACGCCGTCCTGGTCCTGACCACGCTGGAGTACGCCCTCGCGTCCCGCGAGGTCGAGCCCGGCAAGCTCATCCACCATGCCGACCACGGCTGTCAGTACACATCCATCAAGCTCACAACTCGCCTGCTGCGGGCAGGAGTTGACGCGTCCATGGGCTCCGTCGCGGACAGCCACGACAACGCCCTCGCGGAGAACCTGTGGATGCTGATCAAGACCGAGTGCGTGCGCGGCCGCGTCTTCGCCACACGTGCCGAGGCGAACCTCGCGCTCTTCGAGTACACAGACGGCTTCTATAACTCCCGCCGCACCCAGGAACGACTCGGCTTCCCCAGCCCGATCGAATTCGAGGAGAAGTACTACGCCGAGCAGGCAACGGCCGAACGAGCGAACCTGAAACCCCGTCAACCCCTCCTGACCAGCTGA
- a CDS encoding glycosyltransferase: MDFASAASQLRDFFLSNVTTELHCIGTDYASYMHVPRRRIRFTPPTDPENFLRAIDFHVGIAPLKHHAFNHSKSALKIIECGALGIPVVASAVEPYEATVRHGITGYLVRSNDDWRKYLHALIYDSDLRTALGAEAKAQAEQYAISRLATLWEKVVLQ, encoded by the coding sequence ATGGATTTTGCGTCGGCGGCTAGCCAATTGCGAGACTTTTTCTTGAGTAATGTAACCACGGAGCTGCACTGCATCGGGACTGACTATGCGTCATATATGCACGTTCCGCGAAGACGGATTAGATTTACCCCTCCGACTGACCCTGAGAATTTCCTGCGCGCAATCGATTTTCACGTTGGCATTGCTCCACTCAAGCATCACGCATTCAACCATTCAAAGTCAGCACTTAAGATCATCGAGTGCGGCGCGCTTGGAATTCCTGTGGTTGCTTCTGCCGTCGAGCCTTACGAGGCCACTGTCCGACATGGAATTACCGGGTACCTCGTGCGCAGTAACGACGATTGGCGTAAGTACCTACATGCACTCATCTATGATTCAGACCTGCGCACGGCGCTCGGGGCGGAGGCCAAAGCGCAAGCTGAACAATATGCCATCAGTCGCCTAGCGACCCTATGGGAGAAGGTGGTCCTACAATGA
- a CDS encoding dTDP-glucose 4,6-dehydratase — MTARVLLTGAAGFVGSHILRHLMANTEWYVSCPVTFRHKGIPQRIASVLETDGSWWDRVDIVRFDLCSPVDAVTAARFGQIDYIFNVASESHVDRSIRTPGAFIDNNIRLMTSVLDFALRAQPKLVLHMSTDEVYGPASGNYKHREWDAIAPSNPYSASKAAQEAICFSYWRTYGIPVIITNTMNLLGEQQDSEKFVPKTIGAILRGQAVTVHVSPSGQPGSRCYLHAQNLADAWLWLARNHRPQKYDDHDLLSRFHIAGEREVDNIEMVRTLARLMGVEDPLLNLVDFHSSRPGHDLRYALDASKIADAGWTAPLSLDESLKRTVDWAMLHPEWLY, encoded by the coding sequence ATGACCGCGCGTGTCTTGCTGACTGGTGCTGCCGGATTCGTGGGCTCACATATCCTGCGTCACCTTATGGCTAACACGGAATGGTACGTATCTTGCCCTGTGACATTCCGGCATAAAGGTATACCTCAACGTATCGCCTCAGTTTTGGAGACCGACGGCAGCTGGTGGGATCGTGTCGATATCGTCAGGTTTGATCTCTGTTCGCCAGTCGACGCTGTGACCGCCGCACGCTTTGGTCAGATCGACTATATTTTCAACGTCGCCTCAGAGTCGCATGTTGATCGCAGCATTCGCACTCCAGGCGCATTTATCGATAATAATATACGACTGATGACTAGCGTCCTGGATTTCGCTTTGCGCGCCCAACCGAAATTGGTGTTGCATATGTCCACGGACGAAGTGTATGGGCCGGCATCTGGCAACTATAAGCATCGAGAATGGGATGCCATCGCCCCCTCGAATCCTTATTCCGCCAGTAAAGCCGCCCAAGAAGCTATTTGCTTCTCATATTGGCGCACCTATGGCATTCCTGTCATCATTACCAATACGATGAATCTTTTAGGGGAGCAGCAAGACTCGGAAAAGTTCGTACCCAAGACTATTGGAGCCATTTTGCGTGGCCAGGCTGTTACTGTGCACGTTTCGCCTAGCGGCCAGCCTGGCTCCCGGTGCTACCTCCACGCTCAGAATCTCGCCGATGCCTGGTTGTGGCTCGCTCGAAATCATCGACCGCAAAAGTACGATGATCATGATCTGCTCAGCCGGTTTCATATCGCCGGAGAGCGAGAAGTCGATAACATCGAAATGGTGCGTACGCTTGCTCGCCTCATGGGCGTTGAGGACCCGCTTCTGAATCTCGTCGATTTTCACTCAAGCCGCCCTGGCCACGATCTGCGCTATGCCCTAGATGCGTCGAAGATCGCCGATGCTGGCTGGACTGCTCCGCTGTCTCTGGACGAGTCACTCAAACGCACCGTTGACTGGGCCATGCTTCACCCGGAGTGGCTTTATTGA
- a CDS encoding transposase — protein MAPRKYSPEFREEAVRIALSSSKTVTEVGRELEMNPETLRGWVKKHQKRNELPADAGLPVSERARLKELERRNHELEMENAFLKKAAAYFAKDPR, from the coding sequence GTGGCACCGAGAAAGTACTCCCCGGAGTTCCGTGAGGAAGCCGTCCGGATTGCCTTGAGTTCGAGCAAGACGGTCACCGAGGTCGGCCGGGAACTCGAGATGAATCCGGAGACGCTCCGTGGCTGGGTGAAGAAGCACCAGAAGCGGAATGAGTTGCCCGCCGATGCCGGCCTGCCCGTCAGTGAGCGTGCGCGACTGAAAGAGCTGGAACGGCGCAACCACGAGCTCGAGATGGAGAACGCCTTCCTGAAAAAAGCCGCAGCGTACTTCGCGAAGGATCCCCGGTAG
- a CDS encoding IS3 family transposase yields the protein MSTEFADVLKKLQLRKSAGRTGICFDNAMAESFFGVLKNERVSRVTYLTREAARQDITRYIEFWYNRKRLHSAVGYHPPREVHAEHQKLRIAA from the coding sequence ATGTCCACCGAGTTCGCAGATGTCCTCAAGAAGCTTCAACTCCGAAAGTCCGCCGGGCGCACGGGGATCTGTTTCGACAACGCGATGGCCGAATCATTCTTCGGAGTCCTCAAGAACGAACGCGTATCGCGCGTCACGTACTTGACCCGCGAGGCCGCACGACAGGACATCACTCGATACATAGAATTCTGGTACAATCGCAAGCGCCTTCACTCGGCAGTGGGGTACCACCCTCCCCGCGAAGTCCACGCCGAGCACCAGAAGCTGCGAATAGCCGCGTGA
- a CDS encoding transposase: MRRAGVCRGRGRRSGTASGIEGTGDWSGVSHRTVDRRPGLSPPRTSGTDLPHSYRPRHGQTDPRDHLRDHGPDAQAGKPHQLATAMREHWAIENKIHLVRGEVWQEDRSRIRTGHGPETMATLRNIAMNLLRTNGATNIAQAVREQSYHPFTAPLDLLGLPTPTSGNAQ; the protein is encoded by the coding sequence ATGCGGCGTGCCGGAGTCTGCCGCGGGAGAGGGCGACGGTCCGGCACAGCGAGCGGAATCGAGGGCACGGGCGACTGGAGCGGGGTCTCTCACCGTACTGTCGACCGACGACCTGGACTTTCCCCACCTCGCACAAGTGGCACGGATCTACCGCACTCGTACCGACCTCGCCACGGACAAACAGACCCGAGAGACCATCTACGTGATCACGGACCTGACGCCCAGGCAGGCAAACCACATCAACTCGCCACCGCCATGCGGGAGCACTGGGCGATCGAAAACAAGATCCACCTTGTTCGAGGCGAAGTGTGGCAGGAAGACCGTTCCCGCATCCGGACGGGCCACGGGCCGGAAACCATGGCCACGCTCCGCAACATAGCGATGAACCTCCTGCGGACAAACGGGGCCACCAACATCGCCCAGGCGGTCCGTGAGCAGTCCTACCACCCCTTCACCGCACCCCTGGACCTCCTCGGACTACCCACCCCGACCTCCGGAAACGCTCAGTAA
- a CDS encoding ISAs1 family transposase, whose amino-acid sequence MSSSLISAVTRHHDQLPDSGTYDAWRLADLAGFLDQLPDPRCRRGRRYSLGALLTLCTLAVLAGATGWATITRFAIGLSLADRQRIGLARGVPRAITLARLLRRLDADLLDDALGAWVQLQHADPLATPQGTGPRKRGAVAVDGKTVRGSRTRDQRTVHLLAACLHGTRAVIAQRQVETKSNEITAFQPLLAELDLTDTVVTFDALLTQHDHARFLVEEKNAHYIALIKANHPTLHARLKQLPWKEVPLMGYTRATAHGRDEIRRIKAVTVPDLPFPHAAQALQIVRRRRVLSTGKLTLERVYALTDLTMHQATVPHLGEHVREHWGVEALHHVRDVTLREDASKIRIGNAPRVMAALRNTALALAELAGWHNHAAAVDHYRSHPDHALDLIKPVL is encoded by the coding sequence ATGTCATCTTCCCTGATCTCTGCCGTCACCCGCCACCATGACCAGTTGCCGGACAGCGGCACGTACGACGCCTGGCGCCTGGCCGATCTGGCCGGCTTCCTCGACCAGTTGCCCGACCCGCGCTGTCGGCGCGGACGGCGCTACTCCCTCGGCGCCCTGCTGACCCTGTGCACGCTCGCCGTTCTTGCCGGGGCCACCGGCTGGGCCACCATCACCCGCTTCGCCATCGGCCTGTCCCTCGCGGACCGGCAGCGCATCGGCCTGGCGCGCGGCGTCCCCCGCGCGATCACACTGGCCCGGCTGCTGCGTCGGCTGGACGCCGACCTGCTCGATGACGCCCTCGGCGCCTGGGTCCAGCTCCAGCACGCCGATCCGCTCGCCACCCCGCAGGGCACCGGCCCACGCAAGAGAGGGGCCGTCGCGGTGGACGGCAAGACGGTCCGCGGCTCACGCACCCGCGATCAGCGCACCGTCCACCTACTGGCCGCCTGCCTGCACGGCACCCGTGCCGTGATCGCCCAGCGCCAGGTCGAGACCAAGAGCAACGAAATCACCGCCTTCCAGCCCCTGCTGGCAGAGCTCGATCTGACCGACACGGTGGTCACCTTCGACGCCCTGCTCACCCAGCACGACCACGCCCGCTTCCTGGTCGAGGAGAAGAACGCGCACTACATCGCCCTGATCAAGGCCAACCACCCCACGCTGCACGCCCGGTTGAAGCAGCTGCCCTGGAAGGAGGTCCCGCTGATGGGCTACACCCGCGCCACCGCGCACGGCCGTGACGAGATCCGCAGGATCAAGGCAGTCACCGTTCCCGACCTGCCCTTTCCCCACGCGGCTCAGGCCCTGCAGATCGTGCGCCGCCGCCGCGTACTGTCCACCGGCAAACTCACCCTCGAACGCGTCTACGCGCTCACCGACCTGACCATGCACCAGGCCACCGTCCCCCACCTCGGCGAACACGTCCGCGAGCACTGGGGCGTGGAAGCCCTGCACCACGTGAGAGACGTGACCCTGCGCGAGGACGCCTCAAAGATCCGCATTGGCAACGCGCCCCGCGTCATGGCCGCCCTGCGCAACACCGCCCTCGCCCTGGCCGAGCTCGCCGGCTGGCACAACCATGCCGCCGCCGTTGATCACTACCGGTCACACCCCGACCACGCGCTCGACCTCATCAAGCCCGTCCTCTGA
- a CDS encoding transposase family protein translates to MLVYPSALDLSTSHLRFLTAQLAAHRAGRGTRWRRLPAGRQALLVLAHLRCGHTYAQLAAGFKVGHSTVYRYVAEAVELLAALAPELAAAVKAAQGKAFVILDGTLLPIDRIAADRPFYSGKHRKHGMNVQVLTDPHGRLLWASPALPRAVHDIKAARTHGIINALSDADLACWADKGYQGAGGSVRVPFRGRHNNLSAGQQAVNVAHARIRALGEQAMATLKTWRLLRKLRCSTTRITGVVQAVLTLHLNCSK, encoded by the coding sequence GTGCTTGTCTACCCGTCCGCGCTCGACCTGTCCACTTCCCACCTGCGGTTTCTGACGGCTCAACTGGCTGCACACCGGGCCGGGCGGGGTACGCGCTGGCGCCGGCTGCCCGCTGGCCGACAGGCCCTGCTGGTGTTGGCGCACCTGCGCTGTGGGCACACGTATGCGCAGCTCGCAGCCGGGTTCAAGGTTGGTCACAGCACCGTCTACCGATATGTCGCCGAAGCCGTGGAACTGCTGGCCGCCCTGGCGCCGGAGCTCGCGGCGGCGGTGAAGGCGGCACAGGGCAAGGCGTTCGTCATCTTGGACGGGACCCTGCTGCCGATCGACCGGATCGCCGCCGACCGACCCTTCTATTCGGGCAAGCATCGCAAGCACGGGATGAACGTGCAGGTCCTCACCGACCCGCACGGCCGACTGTTGTGGGCATCGCCCGCCCTGCCCCGCGCCGTCCACGACATCAAGGCCGCCCGCACTCACGGCATCATCAACGCCCTGTCTGATGCCGACCTGGCCTGCTGGGCGGACAAGGGATACCAGGGCGCCGGCGGGAGTGTCCGGGTGCCCTTCCGCGGCCGGCACAACAACCTCTCCGCAGGTCAGCAAGCTGTTAACGTCGCACATGCGCGCATTCGGGCTCTCGGAGAGCAGGCGATGGCCACGCTCAAAACGTGGCGCCTCCTGCGCAAACTCCGCTGCAGCACCACCCGCATCACCGGCGTCGTTCAAGCAGTGCTGACGCTTCACCTGAACTGCTCAAAGTGA
- the istA gene encoding IS21 family transposase: MSKVELYAAIRRDHRAGVTMRELERKYNVAWRTVRKALDSAWPEPRKQLPPRPSALDPYKTLIDGILRADLGAPRKQRHTVTRIFHRLLDEHGANVSYPMVRRYVADRKPQIAVEAGKAPIEAFVPQTHPPGMEAEVDFGDVAVRLGGELVTCYLFSFRLSYSGKAVHRVFASAGQEAFFEGHVHALRTLGGVPRGRVRYDNLKAAVAQVLGLSRARVETDRWIAFRSHFGIESFYCRPGIDGAHEKGGVEGQIGYFRRNHFTPVPEVSSLAELNEMVEQWDLHDGRRRIGSRSQTIDDYFTVEQPLLLPLPQEPFETGRVFTPRVDRYSQITVRTNRYSVPVRLIGKRVRVVLHASHLVVYDQNVEVARHERLIAKASCRLDLDHYLEALIRKPGAFPGATALEQARSAGKFTPVHDAWWDQARKVHGERDGTRALIEVLLLGRHIPHEYLVAGLATALRAGALTADAVALEARKAAQAEDEPAAPGSSGTEAGQPSGTVTFLHEWKLAHLPPDTRPLPSVTPYDQLLRRRRASGGAHREEEAQ, translated from the coding sequence ATGTCGAAGGTCGAGCTGTACGCGGCGATTCGTCGGGACCACCGAGCCGGCGTGACGATGCGGGAGCTGGAGCGCAAGTACAACGTCGCCTGGCGGACGGTGCGCAAGGCCCTGGACTCGGCTTGGCCGGAGCCGCGCAAGCAGCTTCCGCCGCGGCCGTCGGCGCTTGATCCGTACAAGACGCTGATCGACGGGATCCTGCGGGCGGACCTGGGCGCGCCGCGCAAGCAGCGGCACACGGTCACCCGGATCTTCCATCGGCTGCTCGATGAGCATGGTGCGAACGTGTCCTATCCGATGGTCAGGCGCTATGTCGCCGACCGGAAGCCGCAGATCGCGGTGGAGGCGGGGAAGGCGCCCATCGAAGCGTTCGTCCCGCAGACCCACCCACCCGGCATGGAGGCGGAGGTCGACTTCGGCGACGTGGCCGTGCGGCTCGGAGGGGAGCTGGTGACCTGCTACCTGTTCTCCTTCCGCCTGTCGTATTCGGGCAAGGCCGTCCACCGGGTGTTCGCTTCCGCCGGCCAGGAAGCCTTCTTCGAGGGCCACGTGCACGCGCTGCGGACGCTGGGTGGAGTCCCGCGGGGCCGCGTCCGCTACGACAACCTCAAGGCCGCCGTCGCCCAGGTGCTGGGGCTGAGCCGGGCGAGGGTGGAAACCGACCGGTGGATCGCGTTCAGATCGCACTTCGGCATCGAGAGCTTCTACTGCCGCCCGGGCATCGACGGCGCCCACGAGAAAGGCGGTGTCGAGGGACAGATCGGCTACTTCCGCCGAAACCACTTCACCCCGGTGCCGGAAGTCTCCTCGCTGGCGGAGCTGAACGAGATGGTCGAGCAGTGGGACCTGCACGACGGCCGACGCCGGATCGGCTCTCGTTCGCAGACCATCGACGACTACTTCACCGTCGAACAGCCGCTGCTGCTGCCACTGCCGCAGGAACCTTTCGAGACCGGGCGGGTGTTCACCCCCAGGGTCGACCGCTACAGCCAGATCACCGTCCGCACCAACCGCTACTCAGTGCCGGTCCGCCTGATCGGCAAACGGGTCCGCGTCGTCCTGCACGCCTCCCACCTGGTGGTTTACGACCAGAACGTGGAAGTGGCCCGGCACGAGCGGCTGATCGCCAAGGCCAGCTGCCGCCTGGATCTGGACCACTACTTGGAGGCCCTGATCCGCAAGCCGGGCGCTTTCCCCGGCGCCACCGCCCTCGAACAAGCCCGCTCTGCAGGCAAGTTCACCCCGGTCCATGACGCCTGGTGGGATCAGGCCCGCAAAGTCCACGGCGAGCGGGACGGCACCCGAGCCCTGATCGAGGTGCTGCTGCTGGGCCGACACATCCCTCACGAGTACCTGGTCGCCGGGCTGGCCACGGCCCTGCGGGCCGGGGCTCTGACCGCGGACGCGGTCGCCCTGGAGGCCCGCAAGGCCGCCCAGGCCGAGGACGAGCCAGCTGCCCCCGGCTCGTCGGGCACCGAAGCGGGACAGCCGTCGGGGACCGTGACGTTTCTGCACGAGTGGAAGCTCGCCCACCTTCCGCCGGACACCAGGCCGCTGCCCTCGGTGACCCCCTATGACCAGTTGCTCCGACGTCGTCGCGCCAGCGGCGGCGCCCACCGAGAGGAAGAAGCCCAGTGA
- the istB gene encoding IS21-like element helper ATPase IstB, translating into MTLPRQRGLTEQAATTAIDTACRMLRLPSIRKEFADIADRAVKDQLTYRGFLAEMLMAECDDRSRRRSERRIKAAGFPREKSLRTFDFDANPNIDAATINTLASCEWIKKGQPLCLIGDSGTGKSHMLIALGTEAAMKGYRVRYTLATKLVNELVEAADEKQLTKTIARYGRVDLLCIDELGYMELDRHGAELLFQVLTEREEKNSVAIASNESFGGWTKTFTDPRLCAAIVDRLTFNGAIIETGTDSYRLPSTRARVEEPAKAG; encoded by the coding sequence GTGACCCTGCCCCGCCAGCGAGGCTTGACCGAGCAGGCCGCCACCACCGCCATCGACACCGCCTGCCGCATGCTGCGGCTGCCGTCGATCCGCAAGGAGTTCGCCGACATCGCCGACCGGGCGGTGAAGGACCAGCTGACCTATCGCGGCTTCCTTGCCGAGATGCTGATGGCCGAGTGCGACGACCGGTCCCGCCGCCGCTCGGAACGCAGGATCAAGGCCGCCGGCTTCCCGAGAGAAAAGTCGCTGCGGACCTTCGACTTCGACGCCAACCCCAACATCGACGCGGCCACCATCAACACGCTCGCCAGCTGCGAGTGGATCAAGAAGGGGCAGCCGCTCTGCCTGATCGGTGACTCCGGCACCGGCAAATCGCACATGCTGATCGCCCTGGGCACCGAGGCGGCGATGAAGGGCTACCGGGTCCGCTACACGCTCGCCACGAAACTGGTGAACGAGCTGGTCGAAGCCGCCGACGAGAAGCAGCTCACCAAGACCATCGCCCGCTACGGCCGCGTCGATCTTTTGTGCATCGACGAACTCGGATACATGGAACTGGACCGGCACGGAGCCGAGTTGCTGTTCCAGGTCCTGACCGAACGCGAGGAGAAGAACAGCGTCGCCATCGCCTCCAACGAGTCGTTCGGCGGGTGGACAAAGACCTTCACCGATCCCCGTCTCTGCGCGGCCATCGTCGACCGCCTGACCTTCAACGGCGCAATCATCGAGACCGGCACCGACTCCTACCGGCTCCCTTCCACCCGGGCCCGGGTGGAAGAACCGGCCAAGGCCGGCTGA
- a CDS encoding ISAs1 family transposase: MSSSLISAVTRHHDQLPDSGTYDAWRLADLAAFLDQLPDPRCRRGRRYSLGALLTLCTLAVLAGATGWATITRFAIGLSLADRQRIGLARGVPRAITLARLLRRLDADLLDDALGAWVQLQHADPLATPQGTGPRKRGAVAVDGKTVRGSRTRDQRTVHLLAACLHGTRAVIAQRQVETKSNEITAFQPLLAELDLTDTVVTFDALLTQHDHARFLVEEKNAHYIALIKANHPTLHARLKQLPWKEVPLMGYTRATAHGRDEIRRIKAVTVPDLPFPHAAQALQIVRRRRVLSTGKLTLERVYALTDLTMHQATVPHLGEHVREHWGVEALHHVRDVTLREDASKIRIGNAPRVMAALRNTALALAELAGWHNHAAAVDHYRSHPDHALDLIKPVL; encoded by the coding sequence ATGTCATCTTCCCTGATCTCTGCCGTCACCCGCCACCATGACCAGTTGCCGGACAGCGGCACGTACGACGCCTGGCGCCTGGCCGATCTGGCCGCCTTCCTCGACCAGTTGCCCGACCCGCGCTGTCGGCGCGGACGGCGCTACTCCCTCGGCGCCCTGCTGACCCTGTGCACGCTCGCCGTTCTTGCCGGGGCCACCGGCTGGGCCACCATCACCCGCTTCGCCATCGGCCTGTCCCTCGCGGACCGGCAGCGCATCGGCCTGGCGCGCGGCGTCCCCCGCGCGATCACACTGGCCCGGCTGCTGCGTCGGCTGGACGCCGACCTGCTCGATGACGCCCTCGGCGCCTGGGTCCAGCTCCAGCACGCCGATCCGCTCGCCACCCCGCAGGGCACCGGCCCACGCAAGAGAGGGGCCGTCGCGGTGGACGGCAAGACGGTCCGCGGCTCACGCACCCGCGATCAGCGCACCGTCCACCTACTGGCCGCCTGCCTGCACGGCACCCGTGCCGTGATCGCCCAGCGCCAGGTCGAGACCAAGAGCAACGAAATCACCGCCTTCCAGCCCCTGCTGGCAGAGCTCGATCTGACCGACACGGTGGTCACCTTCGACGCCCTGCTCACCCAGCACGACCACGCCCGCTTCCTGGTCGAGGAGAAGAACGCGCACTACATCGCCCTGATCAAGGCCAACCACCCCACGCTGCACGCCCGGTTGAAGCAGCTGCCCTGGAAGGAGGTCCCGCTGATGGGCTACACCCGCGCCACCGCGCACGGCCGTGACGAGATCCGCAGGATCAAGGCAGTCACCGTTCCCGACCTGCCCTTTCCCCACGCGGCTCAGGCCCTGCAGATCGTGCGCCGCCGCCGCGTACTGTCCACCGGCAAACTCACCCTCGAACGCGTCTACGCGCTCACCGACCTGACCATGCACCAGGCCACCGTCCCCCACCTCGGCGAACACGTCCGCGAGCACTGGGGCGTGGAAGCCCTGCACCACGTGAGAGACGTGACCCTGCGCGAGGACGCCTCAAAGATCCGCATTGGCAACGCGCCCCGCGTCATGGCCGCCCTGCGCAACACCGCCCTCGCCCTGGCCGAGCTCGCCGGCTGGCACAACCATGCCGCCGCCGTTGATCACTACCGGTCACACCCCGACCACGCGCTCGACCTCATCAAGCCCGTCCTCTGA